In Passer domesticus isolate bPasDom1 chromosome 32, bPasDom1.hap1, whole genome shotgun sequence, the following are encoded in one genomic region:
- the SH2D2A gene encoding SH2 domain-containing protein 2A: protein MDDDRPLFITFKPLAEASTARAKPAASSQPQGAEQPPGHHSRHARVPPGPWSPPAARSVPEGERAALRARTRLWFEQTQAHRLGPQGELPSWFHGFLSRREAEQLLQEQPLGCFLVRFSESTVAFVLSYRGSDRCRHFVLEQLPDGRYAILGESSAHAELAELLRHHGTAPVSPYRERLTVPLPCRKEEPRGRAQPPAGGAAAHSPPSQAPAKLPEPPVSLECPRASGEAPGVPPSLPAKSSSRGAAGGLRSPPGSAAAPEVPYARVHKERARPEPPEAKYQQLVCFHVYAEPREEMDPSPPGHCEPQEPTPGGHIPGGPPTPEGPPSPGGPIPSEPIPFYAMARGWSSRASPEENVYSEVALARQDVPARPPTAPQNAFCTLPPKGRPHRRLLRSVSSQDCRRRQLWAAPSSDGRDRGAASTDRGAPSTGTQVAVEPELDEPVYSQSTRREQHPKAENVYEQLPGECP, encoded by the exons ATGGATGACGACCGTCCCCTCTTCATCACCTTCAAGCCCCTCGCTGaggccagcacagccagagccaagccagcagccagcagccagccccagggGGCAGAGCAGCCACCAGGGCACCACAGCAGGCATGCCAGG gtccctccGGGCCCCTGGTCACCGCCAGCAGCCCGGTCGGTGCCCGAGGGGGAGCGGGCAGCGCTGCGTGCCCGCACCAGGCTCTGGTTTGAGCAGACACAAGCGCACAGGTTGGGGCCGCAGGGGGAGCTCCCCTCGTGGTTCCACGGCTTCCTCAGCCGCAG GGAGGccgagcagctgctgcaggagcagcccctgggctgtTTCCTGGTGCGCTTCAGCGAGAGCACCGTGGCCTTCGTGCTGTCCTACAG GGGCAGCGATCGCTGCCGGCACTTtgtcctggagcagctgccggACGGGCGCTACGCCATCCTGGGCGAGAGCAGCGCCCACGCCGAGCTGGCCGAGCTGctgcggcaccacggcaccgcCCCGGTGAGCCCGTACCGGGAGCGCCTCAccgtgcccctgccctgccgg AAAGAGGAGCCCCGAGGGCGGGCGCAGCCCCCGGCTGGCGGTGCTGCCGCACATTCCCCACCGAGCCAAGCACCGGCCAAGCTCCCGGAGCCCCCCGTGTCCCTGGAGTGCCCCAGAGCCTCAGGGGAG GCTCCCGGTGTGCCGCCGTCGCTCCCCGCCAAGAGCAGCTCCCGGGGGGCGGCTGGGGGGCTGCGCAGCCCCCCCGGCAGCGCGGCGGCCCCCGAGGTGCCCTATGCCCGGGTGCACAAAGAACGcgcccgccccgagccccccgaggCCAAGTACCAGCAGCTCGTGTGCTTCCACGTCTACGCCGAGCCCCGCGAGGAGATGGACCCCAGCCCACCTGGACACTGCGAGCCCCAGGAGCCCACCCCCGGGGGACACATCCCCGGGGGACCCCCAACCCCCgagggaccccccagccccgggggacCCATCCCCTCCGAGCCCATCCCCTTCTATGCCATGGCCCGCGGCTGGAGCTCCCGTGCCAGCCCCGAGGAGAACGTCTACTCCGAGGTGGCACTGGCCCGGCAGGATGTGCCAGCTCGGCCCCCCACGGCCCCCCAAAACGCCTTCTGCACGCTGCCCCCCAAAGGCCGGCCCCACCGCCGGCTCCTGCGCAGCGTTTCCAGCCAGGactgcaggaggaggcagctctGGGCGGCTCCCAGCTCGGACgggagggacagaggagctgccagcacggacagaggagctcccagcacaggcacacaG GTTGCTGTGGAGCCTGAGCTGGATGAGCCCGTGTACAGCCAGAGCACACGCAGGGAGCAGCACCCAAAGGCTGAGAACGTGTAcgagcagctgcctggggagtgcccctga